In Anoplopoma fimbria isolate UVic2021 breed Golden Eagle Sablefish chromosome 22, Afim_UVic_2022, whole genome shotgun sequence, a genomic segment contains:
- the LOC129111542 gene encoding cyclin-dependent kinase 5 activator 1-like: MGTALSLSPGSRKAAARGPEELAVQKPLEPREEEEEKDEKKKKKKKKRHPVLLHALSWKKRLVAARAKRKGGKKVKPAASELGHAQREHQEQEAVDTRHRALKAVHRHGPIPVPVPTVPDHTRNQNQGRPDLIISPRRVVVQASTGELLRCLSDFLCRRCVKLKELSSNQIVLWFRNVDRTLLVQGWQDQCFISPASLVFVYLLCREAVDEDISSEQELHATFLTCLYLAYSYLGNEISYPLKPFLVESSRDAFWERALELIDWLSADMLQINADPHFFTEVFQDLKNQGAEREKEKEGEKEKEKQREKEKEREREKEGEKEKQREKEGENQEKEGDGGNRIDDLDR, from the exons ATGGGAACAGCGCTGTCTCTGTCTCCGGGCTCGCGGAAAGCCGCGGCTCGAGGGCCGGAGGAGCTCGCGGTGCAGAAGCCGCTGGAGCCCcgcgaggaggaagaggagaaggatgagaagaagaagaagaagaagaagaagcggcACCCGGTGCTGCTGCACGCGCTCAGCTGGAAGAAACGCCTCGTGGCTGCACGAGCCAAGAGGAAGGGCGGGAAGAAGGTGAAACCCGCGGCGTCCGAGCTCGGGCACGCGCAGCGGGAGCACCAGGAGCAGGAGGCCGTCGACACGCGCCACAGAGCGCTGAAGGCCGTGCACCGACACGGACCCATCCCGGTACCCGTACCCACCGTTCCGGATCACACCCGGAACCAGAACCAGGGAAGGCCTGACCTGATCATCTCACCGCGGAGGGTGGtggtgcag GCGTCCACAGGCGAGCTCCTTCGTTGTCTTTCTGACTTCCTGTGTCGGCGTTGTGTCAAACTGAAGGAGCTGTCGTCCAATCAGATTGTCCTTTGGTTCAGAAACGTGGACAGAACGCTGCTGGTTCAAGGCTGGCAG GACCAGTGCTTCATCAGTCCAGCCAGTCTGGTCTTTGTGTACCTGCTGTGCAGGGAGGCGGTGGACGAGGACATTTCTTCAGAGCAGGAACTCCACGCTACCTTCCTCACTTGTCTCTACCTGGCCTACTCCTACCTGGGAAATGAGATCTCATACCCCCTGAAACCTTTCCTGGTGGAGTCCAGCCGTGATGCATTCTGGGAGCGAGCGCTGGAGCTAATCGACTGGCTGAGCGCTGACATGCTGCAAATTAATGCCGACCCACACTTCTTCACCGAGGTATTTCAGGACCTGAAGAACCAGGGAGCa gagagggagaaggagaaggagggggagaaggagaaggagaagcagagggagaaggagaaggagagggagagggagaaggagggggagaaggagaagcagagggagaaagagggtgaGAATCAGGAGAAAGAGGGTGATGGAGGGAACAGAATCGATGATCTGGATCGTTAA